A DNA window from Calorimonas adulescens contains the following coding sequences:
- a CDS encoding AzlD domain-containing protein, translating to MDMRFISVLVGMTLVTYIPRMLPAMGLYRVNLPGWCLKFLDYIPVAVLSALLFPSIMMPNGRLNISITNPYLIASIPTVISAYFSRNLFIPVIVGIISYVAFTFLGLGLFLLD from the coding sequence ATGGATATGAGGTTTATATCTGTGCTTGTGGGAATGACCCTTGTAACCTATATACCCAGGATGTTACCTGCCATGGGCCTTTACAGAGTCAACCTCCCCGGCTGGTGTCTGAAGTTTTTAGATTATATACCTGTAGCGGTGCTGTCTGCCCTGCTGTTCCCAAGCATAATGATGCCAAACGGCAGGCTTAACATATCTATTACAAACCCCTACCTTATAGCATCAATACCTACGGTGATATCAGCTTACTTCTCACGAAACCTCTTTATACCGGTCATCGTGGGTATAATAAGCTACGTGGCATTTACATTTTTAGGACTGGGTCTATTCCTCCTGGATTAA
- the pepV gene encoding dipeptidase PepV, whose product MDNAKELISKKIDELRDRLVEATQEIVRVKSVLGPAEPGKPFGEGPAKAIETALKISEELGFKTKNVDNYVGYAEYGEGKEMVGVLGHLDVVPEGDGWTYPPYGAEIHDDRIYGRGTIDDKGPTMAALFGLKAIKELGLPISKRVRILFGSNEESGSNEIEYYLEHDEAPTIGFTPDANFTVIYAEKGITLFDVVMRFDKKPTSGIKIVKITGGEVKNMVPRLARAVLHVDDESLKKSVIEAVEDYRKEKNVDLSCEDNGDGLTIVSTGVAAHGATPEQGKNAIMQLFMFLDTLDLGDTDVKKFIHFFAENVGMETNGKKFGVYLKDETGELTFNIGTVSVDENEGRLGLNIRYPVTYTYDDFIKPFNKKLEGTGIVIENMVAQNPLYFPKDHPLIQTLSKVYHEVTGNEPVLLAIGGGTYAKEMKNMVAFGPNFPGQPELDHQTDEYIAIDHLVQLAKIYGSAIYELAK is encoded by the coding sequence ATGGACAACGCAAAAGAGCTTATCAGCAAAAAGATTGACGAGCTGAGGGATAGGCTTGTAGAAGCTACACAGGAGATAGTAAGGGTAAAAAGTGTGCTGGGTCCTGCAGAGCCTGGAAAACCGTTTGGGGAAGGGCCTGCTAAAGCTATAGAGACTGCTCTTAAAATTTCAGAGGAGTTGGGATTCAAGACAAAGAATGTGGACAACTATGTTGGCTATGCTGAGTATGGCGAGGGCAAAGAGATGGTAGGGGTACTGGGCCATTTAGACGTGGTGCCGGAGGGAGATGGATGGACATATCCACCATATGGTGCTGAGATACATGATGACAGGATATACGGCAGGGGCACCATTGATGACAAGGGTCCGACCATGGCAGCGTTGTTTGGCCTGAAGGCCATAAAGGAACTTGGGTTACCGATCTCAAAAAGGGTAAGGATACTTTTTGGTTCCAATGAGGAGTCTGGCTCCAATGAGATAGAGTATTATCTTGAACATGATGAGGCTCCAACCATTGGGTTTACTCCTGATGCCAACTTCACGGTCATATATGCTGAAAAGGGCATCACCCTCTTTGATGTGGTTATGAGGTTTGACAAAAAGCCAACATCCGGAATAAAAATAGTAAAAATAACCGGTGGAGAGGTTAAAAATATGGTTCCGAGGTTGGCCAGGGCTGTTTTGCATGTTGATGATGAAAGCCTCAAGAAAAGTGTCATTGAGGCTGTAGAGGACTATAGAAAAGAGAAAAATGTTGACCTGAGCTGTGAAGATAATGGCGACGGACTTACCATTGTGTCGACAGGGGTGGCTGCTCACGGTGCTACACCTGAACAGGGTAAAAATGCCATAATGCAGCTTTTCATGTTTTTAGATACCCTGGACCTTGGAGATACCGATGTAAAGAAGTTTATCCATTTCTTTGCGGAGAATGTAGGTATGGAGACCAATGGTAAAAAGTTTGGAGTATACCTTAAAGATGAGACTGGCGAGCTTACCTTCAACATAGGTACGGTGAGTGTTGATGAAAACGAGGGAAGGCTTGGCCTGAATATCCGCTATCCAGTGACATATACCTATGATGACTTTATAAAGCCATTCAATAAGAAACTTGAGGGAACAGGCATAGTGATTGAAAACATGGTTGCACAAAACCCCCTGTACTTTCCAAAAGACCATCCACTGATTCAGACCCTGTCAAAGGTATATCATGAGGTCACAGGAAATGAGCCGGTCTTATTGGCCATTGGAGGCGGCACGTATGCCAAGGAGATGAAGAATATGGTGGCCTTTGGCCCGAACTTCCCAGGTCAACCGGAACTTGACCATCAGACCGATGAGTATATTGCCATAGACCATCTTGTACAGCTTGCAAAGATATACGGAAGTGCAATATATGAGCTTGCCAAATAA
- a CDS encoding LytR/AlgR family response regulator transcription factor: protein MKALLVDDEKPARDELKYLLEERHVHVVGEAANYNEAVKKICELRPDVVFLDIELGGKSGMDIANRIRQNANQPYIVFVTAYDEYAVKAFEVEATDYILKPFSEERLDTALSRIRERLQVHDVGKISVQQNKRFHLIDIDDIYYIYAEGRDVIIKTGGGEYRTSATLKEFEQRFGRQLLRTHKAYLVNVDRIKEIIPWFNGTYMLHLKDIPDEIPVSRSYVKDMKERFYM, encoded by the coding sequence TTGAAAGCATTGCTGGTTGATGATGAAAAGCCTGCCAGGGATGAGCTCAAATATCTTTTGGAGGAGAGGCACGTGCATGTAGTAGGGGAGGCAGCCAACTATAATGAAGCTGTCAAAAAGATTTGTGAGCTAAGGCCCGATGTGGTATTCCTTGATATAGAGCTAGGAGGCAAGAGCGGGATGGATATAGCGAATAGGATCCGGCAAAACGCAAACCAGCCGTATATTGTATTTGTTACTGCCTATGACGAGTATGCTGTCAAAGCATTTGAGGTAGAAGCCACAGACTATATTTTAAAACCATTTTCTGAAGAAAGGTTAGACACGGCATTGAGCCGGATACGTGAAAGACTCCAGGTACACGATGTCGGCAAGATTTCTGTGCAGCAGAATAAACGGTTTCATCTCATAGACATAGATGATATATACTATATATATGCAGAAGGCCGTGATGTAATCATCAAAACAGGCGGAGGAGAGTACAGGACGTCAGCCACCCTTAAGGAGTTTGAGCAGAGGTTTGGCAGGCAGCTTTTAAGGACGCATAAGGCATATCTTGTGAATGTGGACAGGATAAAGGAGATTATACCCTGGTTTAACGGCACCTATATGCTTCATCTGAAAGATATTCCCGATGAAATACCGGTCAGCCGCAGCTATGTGAAAGACATGAAGGAGCGCTTTTATATGTAG
- a CDS encoding DUF2798 domain-containing protein, with protein MINKKYFELVMSTWIMLALGMTMSIVVQLLNTGKVALITFFIMTLESFVINFITALIIPANKFGNMFAKKCGAKENTLGFAALSNLIINGIYVTVISFTMTLINVGFVPGLFVAWCHVYPIVFVIGYIVSLAITPLAFKLTIKIVAK; from the coding sequence ATGATTAACAAGAAATACTTCGAGCTTGTAATGAGTACATGGATTATGCTTGCCCTTGGAATGACTATGTCCATAGTAGTTCAGCTTTTGAACACTGGAAAGGTGGCTCTTATAACATTTTTTATAATGACATTAGAATCATTTGTCATTAACTTTATTACTGCCCTTATAATACCAGCTAACAAATTTGGTAATATGTTTGCAAAAAAGTGTGGTGCTAAGGAAAATACTTTGGGGTTTGCAGCATTAAGCAATTTGATAATTAATGGAATTTATGTTACTGTTATCAGTTTTACCATGACACTGATTAATGTGGGTTTTGTGCCTGGGCTATTTGTTGCATGGTGTCATGTATATCCAATTGTATTTGTTATTGGATATATTGTTTCTCTAGCCATTACTCCTTTGGCTTTTAAGCTTACAATAAAAATAGTAGCCAAATAA
- a CDS encoding FGGY-family carbohydrate kinase → MYLPYLIGERTPHIDPDARGVFFGLSAIHEKRDLIRAIMEGVAFSLLDALNLIKTTSVGIDEMFLCGGGGTSPLWRKIICDIFDCPVKTIISKEGSAIGVALLSAVVSGIYKSVQEAAAIAIKTDTVCYPKIKNTKEHMMKYYKIYRNLYPTLKEVFKKLSKISGATHTF, encoded by the coding sequence ATATATCTCCCCTACCTTATAGGCGAAAGGACACCCCATATAGACCCAGACGCTCGTGGGGTGTTCTTTGGCCTTTCTGCGATACACGAAAAGAGGGATCTAATACGAGCGATAATGGAAGGCGTGGCCTTTTCGCTCCTTGACGCTTTGAATTTAATCAAGACTACAAGCGTAGGCATCGATGAAATGTTCCTCTGTGGAGGTGGAGGAACAAGCCCCTTATGGAGGAAAATCATATGCGATATATTCGACTGCCCTGTAAAGACCATTATATCAAAGGAGGGATCGGCCATAGGCGTCGCCCTCCTTTCAGCAGTGGTCTCCGGCATATATAAGAGTGTACAGGAAGCAGCCGCCATAGCTATAAAGACCGATACCGTCTGCTATCCCAAAATAAAAAACACTAAAGAACACATGATGAAGTATTACAAGATTTACCGGAACCTATATCCTACACTCAAGGAAGTATTTAAGAAACTGTCGAAGATAAGTGGAGCGACCCACACTTTTTGA
- a CDS encoding sensor histidine kinase yields the protein MNVIFIEMVNRLGTIVTVAFILSRLDLFKRIILGRDINRVSKILMTVIFGAFGILGTYTGVPINGALANSRAVGVIIAGLLGGPWVGLGAGVISGLHRWAIDIGGFTAFACAVSTIAEGFVSGMLSKGYANAKNSFVSAFLIGALCETMQMGIILLLARPFSEALGLVRIIWIPMSMINAAGIAIFMMILDIIYKEQERLKAGQAQLAMDIAEKTLPYFRGEFDSDSAYNVAKIIYEMTDLDAVAFTDRDKILAHVGCGSDHHVAGDPVRTSLTREVLRTGEIKVAVHKEGIECSHGGCPLRSAVVSPLYKKDQMIGVLKLYRKRENAITETDINLAKGLAGLISTQLELTELELQNKLLEEARFKALQAQINPHFLFNSINTIISVSRMDPEKSRKLLLDLATFFRRNLEIDKAKIPLSKELEHVRAFVAIEEARFGDRIKVEINADDVDGIFLPPLTLQPLVENAIKHGLLPKDDGGRVRIDVIRRGMYAEIKVEDNGMGMDETFDTRTPNPEHVGLYNVDSRLRSMFGDGCGIHIASTKGKGTTISFEVPCQEVVQFESIAG from the coding sequence ATGAACGTCATATTTATAGAGATGGTGAACAGGTTAGGAACAATAGTAACCGTCGCCTTTATACTTTCCAGGCTGGATTTGTTTAAAAGGATTATACTTGGCCGTGATATAAACAGGGTCTCAAAGATTTTAATGACGGTAATTTTTGGGGCATTTGGAATACTTGGGACATATACCGGTGTACCGATAAATGGTGCTCTGGCCAACTCCAGGGCTGTGGGTGTTATTATTGCCGGGCTCTTAGGGGGACCATGGGTGGGCCTTGGTGCCGGTGTCATTTCCGGATTGCATCGGTGGGCCATAGATATTGGAGGTTTTACAGCCTTTGCCTGTGCAGTGTCTACAATTGCAGAAGGTTTTGTCTCAGGTATGTTGTCTAAGGGATATGCAAACGCTAAAAATAGTTTTGTATCTGCTTTTTTGATTGGGGCTTTGTGCGAGACGATGCAGATGGGGATAATACTCCTGCTGGCCAGGCCTTTTTCTGAGGCTCTTGGGCTGGTACGCATCATATGGATCCCCATGAGCATGATTAACGCTGCCGGAATAGCCATATTTATGATGATACTGGACATTATATATAAGGAACAGGAAAGACTGAAGGCTGGCCAGGCCCAGCTTGCTATGGATATAGCCGAAAAGACGCTCCCCTACTTCAGAGGCGAGTTTGATTCAGATAGCGCCTATAATGTGGCAAAAATCATCTATGAGATGACTGACCTTGATGCGGTGGCTTTTACAGACAGGGATAAGATTCTGGCTCATGTTGGCTGTGGGAGTGACCATCACGTAGCCGGGGACCCCGTACGCACCAGCCTTACCAGAGAGGTGCTAAGGACAGGAGAAATAAAGGTGGCTGTGCATAAAGAAGGAATAGAGTGCTCCCATGGGGGCTGTCCGTTAAGGTCAGCGGTCGTGTCACCTTTATATAAAAAGGACCAGATGATAGGGGTTCTCAAACTGTACAGGAAAAGGGAAAATGCCATTACAGAGACTGATATCAACCTGGCGAAAGGCCTGGCCGGCCTCATATCCACCCAACTGGAGCTTACAGAACTGGAGCTGCAGAATAAACTCCTGGAGGAAGCGAGGTTCAAGGCACTTCAGGCCCAGATAAACCCTCATTTTCTTTTCAACTCCATAAACACAATTATATCCGTATCGCGCATGGACCCTGAAAAGTCCAGGAAACTCCTTTTGGACCTGGCCACATTTTTCAGACGCAATCTGGAGATTGATAAGGCAAAAATACCACTGTCTAAGGAACTGGAACATGTGAGAGCCTTTGTAGCCATAGAAGAGGCGAGGTTTGGAGACAGGATAAAAGTGGAAATAAATGCTGACGATGTAGATGGCATCTTTTTGCCGCCATTGACCCTTCAGCCGCTGGTGGAGAATGCCATCAAGCATGGCCTCCTGCCAAAGGATGATGGAGGCAGGGTAAGGATAGACGTGATAAGAAGGGGCATGTATGCCGAGATAAAGGTTGAGGACAACGGCATGGGAATGGATGAAACCTTTGATACGAGGACACCGAATCCTGAACATGTTGGTCTCTATAATGTAGACTCGAGGCTTAGGAGTATGTTTGGAGATGGGTGCGGCATTCATATAGCAAGCACAAAAGGAAAGGGCACCACCATAAGTTTTGAGGTACCTTGTCAGGAGGTGGTTCAGTTTGAAAGCATTGCTGGTTGA
- a CDS encoding carbon starvation protein A, with translation MITFFVSIVILILGYFTYGAFVERVFGADEDRKTPAYLRQDGIDYVPMDWKNNSLIQLLNIAGLGPIYGAIQGALWGPWAFIWIVLGGIFAGAVHDYLSGMLSIRNDGANVPAMVGKYLGKGMQSFVNIFSILLLILVGATFTTGPAGLLASMTPLSLKVWVMIIIAYYFIATVLPIDKIIGRIYPFFGALLIIMALGVGVMMVYNGAPIPELTLANLHPKGAPVWPLLFVTIACGAISGFHATQSPLVARCTKNEKEGRFIFYGMMIAESIIALIWAAAAMSFYDGTAGLGAALANPAGPSGVVKEVSMKLLGPIGGTLAVLGVVVLPITSGDTAFRGARLTIAEILNMDQIKPLKRYLIAVPLFIIGFVLTQIDFSIIWRYFAWSNQTLAMIMLWTGAAYLARERKFHWIATIPATFMTAVSITYILMAPEGFKLSTTIAYPVGLAAALIAFIAFMISAYRWAGQPVYEE, from the coding sequence ATGATAACGTTTTTTGTATCAATAGTAATACTTATCTTAGGATACTTCACATACGGCGCATTTGTGGAAAGGGTTTTCGGAGCTGACGAGGATAGAAAGACACCAGCATACTTGAGACAGGATGGCATCGATTACGTTCCTATGGACTGGAAGAACAACAGCCTGATCCAGTTATTGAACATTGCAGGGCTTGGTCCAATTTACGGGGCAATACAGGGGGCTCTCTGGGGACCGTGGGCTTTCATATGGATTGTACTCGGTGGAATATTTGCTGGTGCGGTCCATGATTACCTTTCCGGGATGCTTTCTATAAGGAATGATGGGGCTAACGTCCCTGCTATGGTTGGGAAGTATTTGGGGAAAGGTATGCAGTCTTTTGTAAACATATTTTCCATTTTACTTTTAATACTAGTTGGGGCCACATTTACCACGGGGCCAGCAGGTCTGCTGGCATCCATGACACCATTGTCGCTGAAGGTATGGGTCATGATAATAATAGCCTATTATTTTATAGCAACAGTATTGCCCATTGATAAGATTATAGGCAGGATTTATCCTTTTTTTGGTGCCCTTTTGATAATAATGGCGCTGGGTGTTGGTGTAATGATGGTATATAACGGTGCTCCCATCCCTGAGCTCACTCTTGCCAATCTCCATCCCAAAGGAGCACCTGTATGGCCGCTGCTCTTTGTAACTATTGCCTGTGGCGCCATATCAGGCTTTCATGCAACCCAATCGCCCCTTGTGGCACGCTGCACGAAAAATGAGAAAGAGGGAAGGTTTATATTTTACGGAATGATGATTGCCGAGTCCATAATAGCCCTTATCTGGGCTGCAGCCGCTATGTCTTTCTATGACGGTACGGCAGGACTGGGTGCTGCATTGGCAAACCCTGCAGGGCCATCGGGTGTGGTTAAAGAAGTGTCAATGAAGCTCTTAGGACCTATTGGAGGGACACTGGCTGTGCTTGGTGTCGTTGTCCTTCCTATCACATCGGGAGATACAGCATTTAGAGGGGCCAGGCTTACCATAGCAGAGATCCTGAATATGGACCAGATAAAGCCGCTTAAAAGGTACCTCATAGCAGTACCGCTATTTATAATCGGTTTTGTACTCACCCAGATAGATTTCTCTATAATATGGAGATATTTCGCATGGTCAAACCAGACCCTTGCCATGATAATGCTCTGGACAGGGGCCGCCTATCTGGCAAGAGAAAGGAAATTCCACTGGATCGCCACAATACCTGCCACATTTATGACAGCGGTCAGCATCACATATATTCTTATGGCACCAGAGGGTTTCAAGCTTTCAACAACGATTGCCTATCCTGTTGGCCTGGCCGCAGCCCTTATAGCCTTCATAGCTTTTATGATCAGTGCATACAGATGGGCCGGGCAGCCGGTATATGAAGAATAG
- the glgD gene encoding glucose-1-phosphate adenylyltransferase subunit GlgD, translating to MICNIDFREAMEYHTDSGNDITVIYKRVDDADGHYLLAETLGIDRHGRVVSVGRNIGDSKDASICMEMYIMKRDLLIDIIRGCITTGKFRKVKNAIYNSLEEYRVGAFEYKGYLRCINSLESYYKTSMELLDHNIYRLLFLSNRPIFTKTGDEAPARYLKGSSVKNSIIGNGSLIEGSVENSIIFRKVHVGKGAAIKNSIILQGSIIGEGSKLTNIITDKYTEIAPDKELKGDEEIPLVVEKRRSF from the coding sequence ATGATATGCAACATAGACTTTAGGGAGGCCATGGAGTACCATACCGACTCTGGCAATGATATAACTGTAATCTATAAGAGGGTTGATGATGCAGATGGACACTATTTATTAGCTGAGACACTCGGCATTGACAGGCATGGCAGGGTTGTAAGTGTCGGCAGAAATATAGGGGACAGTAAAGATGCCAGCATCTGCATGGAAATGTATATAATGAAGAGGGACTTGCTTATAGATATCATCAGGGGATGTATAACCACCGGAAAGTTCAGGAAGGTAAAGAATGCCATATATAATTCACTGGAAGAGTATCGGGTGGGTGCTTTTGAATATAAGGGCTACTTGAGGTGTATAAACTCCTTAGAGTCATATTATAAGACAAGCATGGAACTGTTAGATCACAACATATACAGGCTGCTCTTTTTAAGCAACAGGCCAATATTTACCAAGACAGGAGATGAGGCGCCTGCCAGATACTTAAAAGGGAGCAGTGTGAAGAACTCTATAATAGGTAATGGAAGCCTTATAGAGGGCTCTGTGGAAAACAGCATTATATTCAGAAAGGTACACGTAGGAAAGGGTGCGGCTATAAAAAACAGCATAATACTCCAGGGTAGCATTATAGGAGAGGGCTCCAAGTTGACCAACATAATAACCGACAAGTACACTGAGATAGCACCTGATAAAGAACTGAAAGGTGATGAAGAGATACCTCTTGTGGTTGAAAAAAGGAGAAGTTTTTAG
- a CDS encoding AzlC family ABC transporter permease, which produces MLKQMELKRDYGGMRSAIPVVIGYIPIGFAYGVLGAANGLTVMEVVSLSLFVYAGSAQFIAINLLSTGVDIVTIVSTIFIVNLRHLLYSTSLSSYMKKIEHHHIPLLSFFITDETYAVSVTDFQNGRKPDSAYFYQLFLTSYTAWVISSLAGALSERLLMTSGLNWGLDYALPAMYIALLFMQLVGIKKFIVAAFSGALSIALIYLIPGNFNVIIAALSGAFMGVMLEKWI; this is translated from the coding sequence ATGTTAAAACAGATGGAACTTAAAAGAGACTATGGAGGTATGAGGTCGGCCATACCAGTAGTTATAGGATACATACCCATAGGGTTCGCATATGGCGTGCTTGGGGCAGCCAACGGCCTCACTGTCATGGAGGTTGTCTCTTTGTCTCTCTTTGTTTATGCAGGGAGTGCCCAGTTCATTGCGATAAACCTGCTGTCCACTGGCGTAGACATAGTCACCATAGTCTCCACCATATTCATAGTAAACCTGAGGCATCTTCTCTACAGTACGTCTCTTTCCAGCTACATGAAAAAAATCGAGCATCATCACATCCCGCTGCTCTCCTTTTTTATAACAGACGAGACCTACGCCGTGTCCGTCACGGACTTTCAGAATGGCAGAAAACCAGACTCAGCATACTTTTATCAGCTGTTCCTGACATCCTATACCGCCTGGGTAATATCCTCGCTGGCAGGCGCCCTTTCAGAAAGACTTCTAATGACCTCGGGGCTTAACTGGGGACTTGATTATGCCCTTCCGGCCATGTATATAGCACTGCTTTTTATGCAGCTTGTCGGTATAAAGAAGTTCATCGTAGCAGCATTTTCGGGAGCACTGTCCATTGCACTTATATATCTGATACCAGGAAACTTCAATGTCATCATTGCCGCACTGTCCGGTGCTTTTATGGGGGTGATGTTAGAAAAATGGATATGA
- a CDS encoding NmrA family NAD(P)-binding protein, with protein sequence MRYVVTGVDGQLGGRVAENMLHEVSGEQLIFTCPDLKRLPKEKVQAWKKQGVTIREANYDNKEQMTEAFRGGDRIFLVSSIINGPKRVQQHKNAIDAAIAAGVKHITYTSFLGANREEYNQYVLPDHTATEKYLRESGVDYNIMRNNLYMENYLINSVILANISDNKWITPAGDGKATFVAKDDSGRVATALLLGKGEHNKDYDVTGGELISEGEICAMIAEASGINYEYVPVNPDEFFKYLDSIHVPRTTDGDYSQSPVPFCGNDMVTNEFSIRDGLMAIETDTIEKLTGRKPLRVRDLIDKYSFVWKERVSSYWDLGKYL encoded by the coding sequence ATGCGTTATGTTGTTACAGGAGTAGATGGGCAATTAGGTGGAAGAGTAGCAGAGAACATGCTACATGAGGTATCAGGAGAACAATTAATTTTTACATGTCCAGATTTAAAACGTTTACCAAAAGAAAAGGTACAGGCTTGGAAAAAACAAGGCGTTACAATCAGGGAAGCAAATTATGATAACAAGGAACAAATGACAGAAGCCTTCAGAGGCGGAGATCGTATTTTTTTGGTGTCCAGTATTATAAATGGACCAAAACGTGTTCAACAACATAAAAATGCAATTGATGCTGCTATTGCAGCTGGTGTAAAACATATTACGTACACTTCATTCCTAGGTGCTAATCGTGAAGAATATAATCAATATGTATTACCAGACCACACAGCAACAGAAAAATATTTACGTGAGAGTGGCGTAGATTATAACATTATGAGGAATAACCTTTATATGGAAAACTACTTAATTAATTCTGTTATACTAGCTAATATAAGCGACAACAAATGGATTACTCCAGCAGGTGATGGAAAAGCAACATTTGTGGCAAAAGATGATAGTGGTCGTGTTGCTACTGCATTGTTATTAGGTAAAGGAGAGCATAATAAGGATTATGATGTCACAGGTGGAGAATTGATCAGCGAGGGTGAAATCTGTGCTATGATTGCTGAAGCATCAGGTATTAATTATGAATATGTGCCAGTTAATCCTGATGAATTTTTTAAATATTTAGATTCAATACATGTTCCTCGTACTACAGATGGTGACTATTCTCAATCACCAGTTCCATTTTGTGGTAATGACATGGTAACTAACGAATTTAGCATTAGAGATGGTTTAATGGCAATTGAAACAGATACAATTGAAAAATTGACTGGCAGAAAACCATTGCGTGTTCGTGACTTGATAGATAAATACAGCTTTGTATGGAAAGAAAGAGTAAGTAGCTATTGGGATTTAGGTAAATACCTATAA